Proteins encoded in a region of the Geobacillus genomosp. 3 genome:
- a CDS encoding adenine phosphoribosyltransferase, protein MDLKQYITIVPDFPKPGILFKDITTLMDNGKAYKYATDQIVQYAREKQIDIVVGPEARGFIIGCPVAYALGVGFAPVRKEGKLPREVVRVEYGLEYGTDVLTMHKDAIKPGQRVLITDDLLATGGTMRATIDLVEQLGGTVAGLAFLIELTELGGRKKLEGYDILTLMQF, encoded by the coding sequence ATGGATTTAAAACAGTACATCACGATCGTGCCGGATTTTCCAAAACCGGGCATTCTATTTAAGGACATTACGACGCTAATGGACAACGGAAAAGCGTACAAATATGCTACTGACCAAATCGTCCAATATGCGCGCGAAAAACAAATCGATATCGTCGTCGGTCCGGAAGCGCGCGGCTTTATTATCGGCTGCCCGGTCGCCTATGCGCTTGGCGTCGGGTTTGCGCCGGTGCGCAAAGAGGGAAAGCTGCCGCGCGAAGTCGTTCGTGTCGAATACGGGTTAGAGTATGGGACGGACGTACTGACGATGCATAAAGATGCCATCAAGCCAGGCCAGCGCGTGTTAATTACCGACGACTTGCTAGCGACAGGCGGAACAATGCGGGCGACGATCGATTTGGTCGAACAGCTTGGCGGCACGGTGGCCGGTTTGGCGTTTTTAATTGAATTGACGGAACTTGGCGGGCGTAAAAAATTGGAAGGCTACGATATTTTGACGCTCATGCAGTTTTAA
- the secDF gene encoding protein translocase subunit SecDF, translated as MVKRSRIVAFFLLLLLFAGVIGPTVQGIVHNIKLGLDLQGGFEVLYEVRPAKKGDKIDQETLQSTVSALNKRINVLGVSEPRVDIEGGNRIRVQLAGVKDQNEAREILATQAKLTFRDVNDNVLMDGSDLVQGGAKLSFDENGRPSVAIKLKDADKFRQVTEKVYNMGPPNNILVIWLDFEEGVDSYRKEAGKADPKFISAASVNQVFNQTDVSIVGNFTVKEAQQLADLLNAGALPVELHEIYSTSVGAQFGQNALEKTVWAGIIGIAAIFVFMIGFYRLPGVIAVITLSVYVYLILLLFDWMNGVLTLPGIAALILGVGMAVDANIITYERIKEEIKLGKSMLSAFRAGTRGSFATIFDANITTIIAGAVLFIYGTSSVKGFATMLIISIVASFVTAVYGTRLLLGLLVSSRWFDKKPGYFGVKKSEILNIAETNDETEVPTKFDRWDFVKHSKKFFLFSSALTIAGVISLVAMGLNLGIDFTSGTRIEVTSNRPIEANELSSYFERLGHEPEDVVLSGTDGKTGVVRLIGVLNKEEIAKLKGELKQAYGFEPNVSTVSPIVGKQLARNALIAVLISSIGIILYVTIRFEWRMALAAIIALLHDAFFIITVFSLTRLEVDLTFIAAVLTIIGYSINDTIVTFDRIRDLMKKRKVKTVDDLKHIVNRALQQTFTRSINTVLTVLFTVIALLLFGSEAIRNFNLALLAGLVCGVYSSLFIAAQLWLVWKGNALKKGKGAKKAAPEAEPHL; from the coding sequence ATGGTAAAACGAAGCCGCATCGTCGCGTTTTTTTTGCTTCTGCTCCTGTTTGCCGGGGTGATCGGACCGACGGTTCAAGGAATTGTACATAATATAAAACTAGGCCTTGATTTGCAAGGCGGATTTGAAGTGTTGTATGAGGTGAGGCCGGCGAAAAAGGGGGACAAAATTGACCAAGAAACGCTTCAAAGCACGGTCAGCGCTTTAAACAAACGGATTAACGTCCTCGGTGTCAGCGAGCCGCGCGTCGACATCGAAGGCGGAAACCGCATCCGCGTCCAGCTCGCCGGAGTGAAAGACCAAAATGAGGCGCGCGAAATTTTGGCCACCCAGGCAAAGTTGACGTTCCGCGATGTGAATGACAACGTGCTTATGGACGGGAGCGACCTCGTCCAAGGCGGGGCGAAGCTATCGTTTGATGAAAACGGCCGGCCAAGCGTCGCCATTAAATTAAAAGATGCTGATAAATTTCGCCAAGTGACGGAAAAAGTGTACAACATGGGGCCGCCGAACAATATATTGGTGATTTGGCTTGATTTTGAAGAAGGGGTTGACTCGTACCGAAAAGAAGCGGGCAAGGCGGATCCGAAATTTATTTCCGCCGCCTCGGTCAATCAAGTGTTTAACCAGACGGATGTATCGATCGTCGGCAACTTTACGGTGAAAGAAGCGCAGCAACTCGCCGACTTGTTGAATGCGGGGGCGCTTCCTGTTGAGCTGCACGAGATTTATTCGACATCGGTCGGCGCCCAGTTTGGACAAAACGCGCTCGAAAAAACGGTATGGGCCGGCATTATCGGCATTGCGGCTATCTTCGTGTTTATGATTGGGTTTTATCGGCTGCCGGGCGTGATTGCCGTCATTACGCTGTCGGTATACGTTTATTTGATTTTGCTCTTGTTTGACTGGATGAACGGCGTCTTGACGCTGCCGGGCATTGCCGCCCTTATTTTAGGGGTCGGGATGGCGGTCGACGCCAACATCATTACGTACGAGCGGATCAAGGAAGAAATCAAGCTTGGCAAATCGATGTTGTCAGCGTTTCGCGCCGGCACCCGCGGCTCGTTTGCGACGATTTTTGACGCCAACATTACGACGATCATCGCCGGCGCCGTCCTGTTCATTTACGGGACGAGTTCGGTCAAAGGGTTTGCGACGATGCTCATCATCAGCATTGTCGCGAGCTTTGTCACCGCCGTCTACGGCACGCGGCTCTTGCTCGGACTGCTCGTCTCAAGCCGTTGGTTTGATAAGAAGCCGGGTTATTTCGGTGTAAAAAAATCGGAAATCTTAAACATTGCCGAAACGAATGACGAGACGGAAGTGCCGACGAAGTTTGACCGCTGGGATTTTGTGAAACATAGCAAAAAGTTTTTCTTGTTCTCCAGCGCTTTGACAATTGCCGGCGTTATTTCGCTTGTTGCCATGGGGCTCAATCTCGGCATTGACTTCACAAGCGGGACGCGCATTGAGGTGACGAGCAACCGCCCGATCGAGGCCAATGAACTGAGCAGCTATTTTGAACGGCTCGGCCATGAGCCGGAAGATGTTGTGTTATCCGGCACGGACGGAAAGACGGGGGTTGTCCGTTTAATCGGCGTTCTCAATAAGGAGGAAATTGCCAAGTTAAAAGGCGAGCTGAAACAGGCTTACGGCTTTGAGCCGAACGTGAGCACCGTCTCGCCAATTGTCGGCAAACAGCTTGCCCGCAACGCGCTCATTGCCGTGCTCATTTCGTCGATTGGGATCATTTTGTATGTGACGATTCGCTTTGAATGGCGGATGGCGTTGGCTGCCATCATCGCCTTATTGCACGACGCTTTTTTTATCATTACCGTGTTCAGCTTGACGCGGCTTGAAGTCGATTTAACGTTTATCGCCGCTGTGTTGACGATCATTGGTTACTCGATCAATGATACAATTGTCACGTTCGACCGTATTCGCGATCTCATGAAAAAGCGGAAAGTGAAAACGGTCGACGATTTAAAGCATATCGTCAACCGGGCGCTGCAACAAACGTTCACACGTTCGATCAACACCGTATTGACCGTTTTGTTTACGGTGATCGCCTTGCTTTTGTTTGGCAGCGAAGCGATTCGCAACTTCAACCTCGCCTTGCTCGCCGGCCTTGTGTGCGGCGTCTATTCTTCGCTGTTCATCGCTGCACAGCTGTGGCTCGTGTGGAAAGGAAATGCGCTCAAAAAAGGCAAAGGGGCGAAAAAAGCCGCGCCGGAGGCCGAACCGCATCTGTAA
- a CDS encoding post-transcriptional regulator, producing MEGEKQLREQLMPALECKYDEFRLLGYTQVTIDGLWECLCARKWKKALMEKKLYELVSDILSLSPGEYMAFLTMRSYEQQRAAGGDDLERVLKELL from the coding sequence ATGGAAGGGGAAAAACAGCTGCGTGAACAGCTCATGCCGGCGCTCGAATGCAAATATGACGAATTTCGTCTGCTCGGCTACACGCAAGTGACAATCGACGGGCTATGGGAATGTTTGTGCGCCCGAAAGTGGAAAAAGGCATTGATGGAAAAAAAACTATATGAGCTTGTCAGCGACATTTTGTCGCTTTCGCCTGGGGAATATATGGCGTTTTTGACGATGCGGTCGTACGAACAGCAGCGGGCAGCCGGCGGCGATGATTTGGAGCGTGTTCTCAAAGAATTGTTATAG
- the recJ gene encoding single-stranded-DNA-specific exonuclease RecJ: protein MLKAKTRWEVDGPDEQTVRRLAGEAGLAPLLARLLARRGVRTAAEAAAFLNPLGQPFHDPFLLDGMERAIRRLKRAIEAGELVLVYGDYDADGVCSTSVMVSALREAGASVEFYIPNRFTEGYGPNLAAFRAAKERGVSVIVTVDNGIAAVNEIAAANEWGLDVIVTDHHEPGPVLPEAYAIIHPKKPGSTYPFRDLAGVGVAFKVAHALLGQVPRHLLDLVAIGTIADLVPLVGENRLLAAQGLEALRETKRAGLRALWRQCRIDAATVNEQTVGFAIAPRLNAAGRLGGADPAVALLMTDDEDEAVRLAQEMDELNRERQQLVAQIAEEAAEMVRRRFPPDEHRVLVVAGEGWNPGVVGIVASKLVEQFYRPAVVLSIDREKGIAKGSARSIQGFDLFASLSQCRDILPHFGGHPMAAGMTLALDDVEKLRERLNAIAARTLSDDDFTPPTFIDAACSVAELTLSAARGLERLAPFGVGNPRPLLLIEEAAVETMRRVGANGAHMKAAFSQDGAAIDAIGFGLGPLCEEIAPGARVSVVGELAVNEWNGLARPQLSLCDVAVSSCQLFDARGCRDVRPLLERLPEEKRLLVLFRRETGHRADLATFRRELHYVSNDEEAGALAIDGRYVVLLDLPPKISRLAALLGNGQPERIYAVFAQPEAQFFRTFPTRDHFKWFYALLHKYRSFPLAERGGQLARARGWTEETVYFMAKVFLELEFITEQNGVISLVHTPAKRDLHESPTYCRRRDELEAEHQLLYSTYEQLKRCLAAMTRSQTYEEANV, encoded by the coding sequence ATGTTAAAAGCGAAAACGCGTTGGGAGGTAGATGGTCCCGACGAACAGACGGTGCGGCGGCTGGCAGGGGAAGCCGGCCTCGCGCCGTTGTTGGCCAGGCTTCTTGCCCGCCGCGGCGTGCGGACGGCGGCGGAAGCGGCCGCGTTTCTCAATCCGCTTGGGCAGCCGTTTCACGATCCGTTTCTGCTTGATGGGATGGAGCGGGCTATCCGGCGCCTTAAGCGGGCGATCGAGGCCGGCGAACTTGTGCTTGTTTATGGCGATTATGACGCCGATGGTGTCTGCAGTACGTCGGTGATGGTCAGCGCTCTTAGAGAAGCGGGGGCGTCGGTTGAGTTCTACATTCCCAACCGCTTTACGGAAGGATACGGCCCGAATCTGGCGGCGTTCCGTGCCGCGAAAGAGCGGGGCGTTTCCGTGATTGTGACTGTCGACAACGGGATTGCCGCGGTCAATGAAATCGCCGCCGCTAACGAATGGGGGCTTGATGTCATTGTGACCGACCATCATGAACCCGGTCCGGTGCTGCCGGAGGCGTACGCGATCATTCATCCGAAAAAGCCGGGAAGTACATACCCGTTTCGCGACCTGGCCGGTGTCGGTGTGGCGTTTAAAGTCGCCCATGCGTTGCTCGGGCAGGTGCCGCGTCATTTGCTTGATTTGGTGGCGATCGGGACGATTGCCGACCTAGTGCCACTCGTGGGGGAAAACCGTCTGCTTGCCGCGCAGGGCCTTGAAGCGCTGCGTGAAACGAAACGCGCCGGGTTGCGTGCCCTATGGCGGCAATGCCGCATTGATGCGGCGACGGTAAACGAGCAGACGGTCGGCTTTGCCATCGCGCCGCGGCTGAATGCAGCCGGCCGCCTCGGCGGCGCTGATCCGGCCGTGGCGCTGTTAATGACTGACGATGAGGACGAAGCGGTCCGGTTGGCTCAAGAAATGGACGAACTAAATCGCGAGCGTCAGCAGCTTGTAGCGCAAATAGCTGAAGAAGCGGCCGAGATGGTGCGGCGCCGGTTTCCGCCTGACGAGCATCGCGTTCTTGTTGTGGCCGGTGAAGGATGGAATCCGGGTGTTGTCGGCATCGTCGCCTCGAAGCTTGTCGAGCAGTTTTACCGTCCGGCGGTTGTACTTTCGATCGATCGGGAAAAAGGAATCGCCAAAGGATCAGCCCGCAGCATTCAAGGCTTTGACCTTTTTGCCAGTCTGTCGCAATGCCGCGATATCTTGCCGCATTTTGGCGGCCATCCGATGGCGGCGGGAATGACCTTGGCGCTTGATGATGTAGAGAAGCTGCGGGAGCGGTTGAATGCCATCGCGGCGAGGACGTTGTCGGATGATGATTTTACGCCGCCGACGTTCATCGATGCTGCCTGTTCCGTTGCGGAGTTGACGTTGTCGGCCGCCCGCGGGCTTGAACGGCTTGCTCCGTTTGGCGTCGGCAATCCGCGGCCGCTTCTGCTCATTGAGGAGGCGGCGGTTGAAACGATGCGGCGCGTCGGGGCGAACGGCGCCCATATGAAAGCCGCCTTTTCCCAAGACGGCGCAGCGATTGATGCCATTGGTTTCGGCCTTGGACCGCTCTGCGAGGAAATCGCCCCAGGGGCGCGCGTCTCGGTCGTCGGGGAGCTTGCGGTGAACGAATGGAACGGGCTGGCACGGCCGCAGCTGTCGTTATGTGATGTAGCGGTAAGCAGCTGTCAGCTGTTTGATGCCCGCGGCTGCCGCGACGTCCGCCCGCTTCTCGAGCGGCTGCCGGAAGAGAAGCGGCTGCTCGTCCTGTTTCGCCGCGAAACTGGACATCGTGCAGATTTGGCGACGTTTCGCCGCGAACTTCATTATGTGTCAAATGATGAAGAGGCGGGCGCCTTGGCGATTGACGGCCGCTATGTTGTGCTGCTTGACTTGCCGCCAAAGATCAGCCGGCTTGCCGCCCTGCTTGGCAACGGGCAGCCGGAGCGCATTTACGCGGTGTTCGCACAGCCGGAAGCGCAGTTTTTCCGCACGTTCCCGACGCGCGACCATTTTAAATGGTTTTATGCCCTTTTGCATAAATATCGTTCGTTTCCGCTCGCCGAGCGGGGCGGACAATTGGCGCGCGCCCGCGGCTGGACGGAAGAGACGGTTTATTTTATGGCAAAAGTGTTTTTAGAGCTGGAGTTTATTACGGAACAAAACGGCGTCATTTCGCTCGTTCATACGCCGGCGAAGCGCGACTTGCATGAATCGCCGACATACTGCCGCCGGCGGGACGAGCTTGAGGCGGAACATCAGTTATTATATTCCACTTACGAGCAGTTGAAACGCTGCTTAGCAGCAATGACACGTTCGCAAACGTACGAGGAGGCAAACGTATAA
- a CDS encoding TIGR04086 family membrane protein: MSRLGSALVYGVATIFVLAALVSFVFSLLLKWTDIHESSLTWIIFAISVISMFIGGIVAGGKSQEKGWLAGGLTGLSFTAIIFLFQFLGIEKPFTVEQWLYHLGFWIAASLGGIVGVNLSPARRERA, translated from the coding sequence TTGTCACGGCTTGGCAGCGCACTCGTATATGGCGTCGCCACCATTTTCGTTTTGGCGGCGCTCGTCAGCTTCGTTTTTTCACTGCTGCTCAAATGGACGGACATTCATGAATCATCGCTCACATGGATCATTTTCGCCATCTCCGTCATCTCAATGTTCATCGGAGGGATCGTTGCCGGCGGGAAAAGCCAAGAAAAAGGGTGGCTTGCCGGCGGGCTGACCGGCCTTTCATTTACAGCGATCATTTTTTTGTTTCAATTTCTCGGCATTGAAAAACCGTTTACGGTCGAACAATGGCTATATCACCTCGGTTTTTGGATCGCCGCATCTCTCGGCGGCATCGTCGGCGTCAACCTGTCGCCGGCGCGCCGCGAGCGGGCATAA
- the yajC gene encoding preprotein translocase subunit YajC codes for MNAAIANLLPIVLFFVIFYFLLIRPQQKRQRAVQQMQANLKKGDKIVTIGGLHGIIDSVDEDKIIIRAGDGTRLTYDRSAVREVVPENKA; via the coding sequence ATGAACGCGGCGATTGCGAATTTATTGCCGATCGTGCTGTTTTTCGTCATTTTCTACTTTTTGCTTATTCGCCCGCAACAAAAGCGGCAGCGCGCCGTCCAGCAAATGCAGGCGAATTTGAAAAAAGGCGACAAAATTGTCACGATCGGCGGTTTGCATGGCATCATCGACTCGGTCGATGAGGATAAAATCATTATCCGCGCTGGTGACGGCACGCGGCTTACATACGACCGTTCCGCGGTGCGCGAAGTGGTGCCGGAAAACAAAGCATAA
- a CDS encoding cation diffusion facilitator family transporter gives MENEQRFRQAKTAAIVGIVGNMALAAIKAVVGVWSQSQALISDAAHSASDVAGSFAVWVGLRAAARPPDEDHPYGHGKAESIAAIIVAVLLFLVGLEIGRSALTSLFAPLSPPGVAAIYVLLLSIVVKEAMFRYKYRLGQRLNSDALIVNAYEHRSDVFSSLAALVGVGAAILGGKWEIGWLVYADPLAGLFVAILVMKMAWELGRQSIHTAIDHVLHEEETDYLREAVLSFPDVRQINELYAREHGHYVIVDLKIAVDPLLTVEEGHRIGKKVKEKLLTLPRVRNVMVHINPYDPEKNT, from the coding sequence ATGGAAAACGAACAACGGTTCAGGCAGGCGAAAACAGCAGCGATTGTCGGCATTGTCGGCAACATGGCGCTTGCGGCCATCAAGGCAGTCGTTGGGGTGTGGAGCCAAAGCCAGGCGCTGATCTCCGATGCCGCCCATTCGGCGTCCGATGTCGCCGGGTCGTTCGCCGTTTGGGTCGGACTGCGGGCCGCAGCGCGCCCGCCGGATGAAGACCATCCGTACGGGCACGGAAAAGCGGAATCAATCGCTGCCATTATTGTGGCGGTTCTTTTGTTTCTCGTCGGGCTCGAGATCGGGCGGTCGGCGCTCACGTCGTTGTTTGCCCCGCTGTCACCGCCGGGGGTGGCCGCCATTTATGTTCTGTTGTTATCGATCGTTGTCAAAGAGGCGATGTTTCGCTATAAGTATCGGCTCGGGCAACGGCTAAATAGCGATGCCTTAATCGTGAACGCCTACGAGCACCGCTCTGACGTCTTCTCCTCGCTCGCCGCGCTCGTCGGTGTCGGTGCCGCTATTCTCGGCGGAAAGTGGGAAATCGGCTGGCTCGTATATGCCGACCCGCTCGCCGGGCTGTTTGTTGCCATTCTTGTGATGAAAATGGCGTGGGAACTTGGCCGACAGTCGATCCATACGGCGATTGACCATGTGCTCCACGAGGAGGAAACCGACTATTTGCGGGAGGCGGTGCTGTCGTTTCCTGATGTGCGGCAAATTAACGAACTATACGCGCGCGAGCACGGTCATTATGTTATCGTTGATTTGAAGATTGCCGTTGATCCGCTGTTGACAGTGGAAGAAGGGCATCGGATTGGGAAAAAAGTAAAGGAAAAGCTGTTGACGCTTCCGCGCGTTCGCAATGTGATGGTGCATATCAACCCGTATGATCCGGAAAAAAACACGTAA
- a CDS encoding RelA/SpoT family protein encodes MANEQVLTAEQVFEQASCYLSEQDVAFLKKAYEFAKHAHRDQFRKSGEPYIIHPIQVAGILADLKMDATTIAAGFLHDVVEDTEATKEDLEREFGAEVAMLVDGVTKLGKIKYKSQEEQQAENHRKMFLAMAQDIRVILIKLADRLHNMRTLKHLPAEKQRRIANETLEIFAPLAHRLGISKIKWELEDTALRYLNPQQYYRIVNLMKKKRAEREQYLEEVIQEVRERLNEVHIPCEISGRPKHIYSIYRKMAMQNKQFNEIYDLLAVRIIVNSIKDCYAVLGIIHTCWKPMPGRFKDYIAMPKPNMYQSLHTTVIGPKGEPLEVQIRTFEMHQIAEFGIAAHWAYKEGKTVKPNSFEEKLSWFREILEWQNDASNAEEFMESLKMDLFSDMVFVFTPKGDVIELPAGSVPIDFAYRIHSEIGNKTIGAKVNGKMVPLDYKLQTGDIVEILTSKHSYGPSQDWLKLAKTSQARNKIRQFFKRQRREENIEKGKEMVEKEVRSLGFEAKEVMTADNLKRVAEKFNFSNEEDMYAAVGYHGITAAQIAHRLTEKWRKQRDLEEQQRKLAEAVSEAKLPAGKKRDCGIRVQGIDNLLIRLSRCCNPVPGDEIIGFITRGRGISVHRADCPNVQVEEAADRLIPVEWESGTNGEREYNVDIEITGFDRRGLLNEVLQAVNETRTDISAVSGRSDHRHKIATIHMTIAIHNISHLQKVVERIKQIPDIYSVQRLMNN; translated from the coding sequence ATGGCCAATGAACAAGTGCTGACAGCGGAGCAAGTGTTTGAACAGGCGAGCTGTTATTTGTCGGAACAAGATGTCGCCTTTTTAAAAAAGGCGTATGAATTTGCGAAACACGCCCACCGCGACCAGTTCCGGAAATCGGGCGAACCATATATCATCCATCCGATTCAAGTCGCCGGCATTTTGGCTGACTTGAAAATGGATGCGACGACGATCGCTGCCGGGTTTTTGCATGATGTCGTCGAAGACACCGAAGCGACAAAAGAAGACCTCGAGCGCGAGTTCGGCGCGGAAGTGGCGATGCTTGTCGACGGGGTGACGAAGCTTGGCAAAATCAAATATAAGTCGCAAGAAGAACAGCAGGCGGAAAACCACCGGAAAATGTTTTTGGCGATGGCGCAAGATATTCGCGTCATCTTAATTAAGCTGGCTGACCGGCTGCACAACATGCGGACGCTAAAGCATTTACCGGCGGAAAAGCAGCGGCGCATCGCCAATGAGACGCTCGAAATTTTTGCTCCGCTTGCCCACCGGCTCGGCATTTCAAAAATTAAGTGGGAGCTTGAGGATACGGCGCTTCGCTATTTAAATCCGCAGCAATATTATCGCATCGTCAACTTAATGAAGAAAAAGCGGGCTGAGCGTGAGCAATATTTGGAAGAAGTTATTCAAGAGGTGCGCGAGCGGCTGAATGAAGTGCATATTCCGTGCGAAATTTCCGGGCGTCCAAAACATATTTACAGCATTTATCGGAAAATGGCGATGCAAAACAAACAGTTTAACGAGATTTACGATTTGCTCGCCGTCCGCATCATTGTCAACAGCATTAAAGATTGCTATGCCGTGCTCGGCATCATCCATACGTGCTGGAAGCCGATGCCAGGTCGCTTCAAAGATTACATCGCCATGCCGAAGCCGAACATGTACCAATCGCTCCATACGACGGTGATCGGCCCAAAAGGTGAGCCGCTTGAAGTGCAAATCCGCACGTTTGAAATGCACCAAATTGCCGAGTTTGGGATTGCCGCGCATTGGGCGTACAAGGAAGGAAAAACTGTCAAGCCGAATTCGTTTGAAGAAAAGCTGTCATGGTTCCGGGAAATTTTAGAGTGGCAAAATGATGCCAGCAATGCCGAGGAATTTATGGAATCGCTGAAGATGGACTTGTTTTCCGACATGGTGTTCGTCTTCACCCCGAAAGGCGATGTCATCGAGCTGCCGGCCGGCTCGGTGCCGATTGATTTCGCCTACCGCATCCATTCGGAAATCGGCAATAAAACGATTGGGGCGAAAGTGAACGGCAAAATGGTGCCGCTCGATTACAAGCTGCAAACAGGCGACATTGTCGAAATTTTAACGTCGAAACATTCATACGGTCCGAGCCAAGATTGGTTGAAACTCGCGAAAACGTCACAGGCCCGCAATAAAATCCGCCAGTTTTTCAAAAGGCAGCGGCGCGAGGAAAATATTGAAAAAGGGAAAGAAATGGTCGAAAAAGAAGTGCGCAGCCTCGGCTTTGAGGCGAAGGAAGTGATGACGGCCGACAATTTGAAGCGCGTCGCAGAAAAATTTAATTTTTCCAATGAGGAAGACATGTATGCAGCGGTCGGCTATCATGGGATTACGGCGGCGCAAATTGCCCACCGGCTGACGGAAAAATGGCGAAAGCAGCGCGATTTGGAAGAACAGCAGCGCAAACTGGCTGAAGCGGTCTCCGAGGCCAAGCTGCCGGCCGGCAAAAAACGCGACTGCGGTATTCGCGTCCAAGGAATCGACAATTTGCTGATCCGTTTGTCCCGCTGCTGCAACCCGGTGCCGGGCGACGAAATAATTGGCTTTATCACTCGCGGTCGCGGCATTTCCGTCCACCGCGCCGACTGTCCGAATGTGCAGGTGGAAGAGGCGGCTGACCGTTTGATTCCTGTTGAATGGGAAAGCGGCACAAATGGCGAGCGCGAGTATAATGTCGACATTGAAATTACCGGCTTTGACCGCCGCGGCTTGCTCAATGAAGTGTTGCAGGCGGTAAACGAAACGCGCACGGACATTTCCGCCGTCTCGGGCCGCTCGGACCATCGCCATAAAATCGCAACGATTCATATGACGATTGCCATTCATAACATCAGCCATTTGCAAAAGGTAGTGGAACGAATTAAACAAATTCCCGATATTTATTCGGTTCAACGCCTGATGAACAACTAA
- the spoVB gene encoding stage V sporulation protein B: MSKFLQGTIILIAAGFITKILGFINRIVVARMIGDEGVGLYMMAVPTLVLAITATQIGLPVAISKLVAEAEAAGDRQRVKKILVVSLTTTGVLSAIFLPALIVVAPWLSRTLFTDPRTYYPLMAIAPVVPIVAISSVLRGYFQGRQQMKPYAYSLLIEQIVRISLIALCTRPLLPYGVEYAAAGAMASSVLGELAALLYLLFLFKFKKSIRLRTKFFRYVRAGKETFIRLMRIALPTTGGRLIGSLSWFFEPIVVANSLALAGVTASIATKQYGQLVGYALPLLTLPSFITYALSTALVPAISEAMAQNKPMLVEYRIAQAMRLSLITGGLSAVVLYIFAEPLMRWMYGTSEAAIFIQVMAPFFLFYYFQGPLQAVLQGLDLANAAMTNSLIGAAVKLACIFVLASRPSLGIMGAALATSVGTVLVTLLHFATVAKAVSFSIDAREYAKALAAIAAAGAAGYALFRYPPAAISPPLWTLFAMAATIALYVAALLFFRLIRREELVYLPGLHWLAGKSGRK, translated from the coding sequence ATGTCCAAATTTTTGCAAGGGACGATCATTTTAATCGCCGCCGGTTTTATTACGAAAATTCTCGGCTTCATCAACCGCATCGTCGTCGCCCGGATGATCGGCGACGAGGGGGTTGGGTTGTACATGATGGCCGTGCCGACGCTCGTGTTGGCGATTACGGCCACCCAAATCGGGCTGCCGGTCGCGATTTCCAAACTGGTCGCCGAGGCGGAAGCGGCCGGCGATCGACAACGGGTTAAAAAAATTCTTGTCGTGTCACTCACGACGACCGGGGTGCTAAGCGCCATATTTCTGCCCGCCCTCATTGTTGTCGCGCCGTGGCTTTCGCGGACGCTGTTCACCGATCCGCGCACGTACTATCCGTTAATGGCCATCGCTCCGGTCGTACCGATCGTGGCCATCTCCTCGGTGCTGCGCGGCTATTTTCAAGGACGGCAGCAAATGAAGCCGTACGCCTACTCGCTTTTGATTGAACAAATCGTCCGCATCAGCCTGATCGCTTTATGCACAAGACCGCTCTTGCCATACGGCGTCGAGTACGCCGCCGCCGGCGCCATGGCGTCTTCTGTTCTCGGGGAACTCGCCGCCTTATTGTACTTGTTGTTCTTATTTAAGTTTAAAAAATCAATCCGCCTGCGGACAAAATTTTTTCGCTACGTGCGCGCCGGCAAAGAAACGTTCATCCGCCTCATGCGCATCGCCCTGCCGACGACCGGCGGCCGCTTGATCGGTTCGCTTTCTTGGTTTTTTGAACCGATCGTTGTCGCCAATAGCTTAGCTCTTGCCGGCGTTACCGCTTCCATCGCCACGAAGCAGTACGGCCAGCTCGTCGGCTACGCTCTGCCGTTGCTCACCTTGCCGTCGTTCATTACGTACGCGCTCTCGACAGCGCTTGTGCCGGCCATTAGTGAAGCGATGGCGCAAAACAAGCCGATGTTGGTCGAATACCGGATCGCCCAGGCGATGCGGCTGTCGCTTATCACCGGCGGCCTTTCCGCCGTCGTCCTGTACATTTTTGCCGAACCGCTGATGCGGTGGATGTACGGCACGAGCGAAGCGGCCATCTTTATTCAAGTGATGGCGCCATTTTTCTTGTTTTATTATTTCCAAGGCCCGTTGCAAGCTGTGCTGCAAGGGCTTGATTTGGCAAACGCCGCCATGACGAACAGTTTGATCGGCGCGGCGGTGAAGCTCGCCTGCATTTTCGTTCTTGCCTCGCGGCCGAGCTTAGGCATTATGGGGGCGGCACTGGCGACATCGGTCGGCACGGTGCTCGTGACGCTTCTCCATTTCGCTACCGTCGCCAAAGCCGTTTCCTTTTCGATCGATGCGCGCGAATATGCAAAAGCATTGGCTGCCATCGCCGCCGCCGGTGCGGCCGGCTATGCGCTGTTCCGCTATCCGCCTGCGGCCATATCCCCGCCGCTATGGACGCTGTTTGCCATGGCGGCAACGATTGCTTTATATGTTGCGGCCCTTCTGTTTTTTCGGCTTATCAGGCGCGAGGAGCTTGTCTATCTTCCAGGGCTTCATTGGCTCGCTGGGAAAAGCGGACGAAAATAA